The proteins below are encoded in one region of Vespa velutina chromosome 11, iVesVel2.1, whole genome shotgun sequence:
- the LOC124953052 gene encoding mediator of RNA polymerase II transcription subunit 13 isoform X1 has translation MTHPSHQTNGASLEDCHTNFFALTDLCGIKWRKLVWGEVAGGFGGTPLEDPVLSSFSRCLAGDILCVWRRVAATPAASAGGPATASGPGPGIFELGIAPSPAPPPLSLTAAKELWIFWYGEEPDLSGLVSPELIACESEQGSWESGLSYECRSLLFKALHNLIERCLLSRDFVRLGKWFVQPYDGFEKHRCSSSHLSFSFAFFVHGESTVCASVDVRQHPAVRHLTRACLQRTQTSQSGVKVILAPYGLAGTLTGQVGRMDSQLLEEWKHFYPINSNNTETGLPPLVEVLVGGVRMRYPSCYVLVTDMDDTPSGAPLSPPNSPISCENTFATEQDFGAATELPERVWAECTLSSPISASKTESSTELGTWTFVEPMQKASCTCSKYTNPGGWKGLASSQVQRERVDKGGRRVVPFHRRSTTQWDACPSVPASAPRSVLSRVEAPSTPPEGPPSYSRGPPTGGDCLPVPSVGSPGSPAPSPLPTPHSEPASVPPAEPTMPTLSPQPPPSHTNTAPPLTPSQGPKSASSACNNQAHSPLPGQTLKRPILASREYEGALLEDEQPLSWLYDYSTQEAWLNHPVKRFKGPTSGPTNVRSNTLYPPMNLQALQPQAPKLEIKQEPNVTTSDCIGRRSDPYEFDAMGEENNTNVDGLRRQRDDPPKPGSLFTSEGLQASYKDLEQIFDNSDPDTSSDETNLNQLQVQTPPGSNKSGGMHEETRIDGTNKHNNRGVGVLRPEELSKMFPTPPSLEHNPVASPCQLNDPLTDQTDLSVPQRPLRHLPDIYPNMGSPQEEPIDDWSYVFKPAPICKMVGSSKYAPLTNLPSQSLPPVTLPSHCVYRPSWQCSSTSINSEKPLPPSRPGSVQQQPCPPSPAPLGAPYRTTTLPGRPPPPPYDQPSPATSTTSSYLNKNLNSIEADTPGPTRAPESNSLVVNILLGDTALNIFRDHNFDSCSLCVCNAGPKVVGNIKGADAGVYLTNSWGNGSALIQDDDQIRCSCGFSAVVNRRLAHKAGLFYEDEMEITGIAEDPAEKKKGSLAALACAGGKSPEGLDIIPPNVLELLREQCLLVQSSASSLYRAARIYASMKSYPMLAPTVNTLEFNDGNEVSLAALDQGKIDSTHSERTNRVNGIHRWVFLRARGPQCSGDIVRMMRALQPLLQDAVQKKCTTRMWEAPYTVAGPLTWRQFHRLAGRGTDDRCEPQPIPALVVGYDRDWLSLSPYALGYWEKLLLEPYAGPRDIAYVVVAPDSDCVVNKVKSFFRELSTTYEICRLGRHTPISKVLRDGILRVGKSAAQKLAKQPIDEWFKFLGENRIGELLRLYAQVCNHRLAPYLTQVIQDRSLLDPGDTQLPNKQQQQQQQQQQTTAPVTDTMPATPDVMTTKPESVESENPRSETPSNTSNPNPNIGNTTPTSQMSTGNSTTTIGPDEEEVEPPAVVVYLVEPFSLGGPEDSDRRRLAILALLRAYSAAVNSMPENIRSNINVQLISLESIMELGRARERRKIQDEMRALALNVFLQGRRLLNHNSTVKSLTGFGTAAAADLFLKSKDSYSNTLATPHQERNKAPYRLYAPAYVLAPLRAKSEAPESFGIAGPEECAVLYLSYCLSEDQSWLLAVATDDRGEIFETATINIDIPNRKRRKRASARRIGLQKLMDFILGVMSQGVQPWRLVVGRVGRIGHGELKGWSWLLSRKALLKASKHLKEICGQCSLLYPSAAPCVLSACLVSLEPDSTLRLMADQFTPDERFSQASVNCQLSTPQDVTCTHILVFPTSATTQSSQTAFQEQHINGPELGDDELFSALNDDMPEAMEGMGDFNDIFNVWPEAGAGGGQSPSGSPHRPEGSPLGGDGGGSGLGNHDGPGSPFQCSNTSRVAVAEQSEEVGTLLQQPLALGYLVSTAPTGRMPPWFWAACPHLEGVCPVFLKNALHLHSPSIQQNSDDLLQQQSALTAHPLDSQYTTDVLRYVLEGYNALSWLAMDANTKDRLSCLPVHVQALMQLYHAAAALV, from the exons CCACCACTCTCTCTGACTGCAGCCAAGGAACTCTGGATCTTCTGGTACGGCGAGGAACCCGATCTTTCTGGTCTCGTCTCGCCAGAGCTCATCGCTTGCG AAAGTGAGCAAGGATCGTGGGAAAGTGGTTTGTCATACGAATGCCGGTCTCTTCTCTTTAAAGCTCTTCATAATTTGATCGAACGGTGCTTACTATCACGTGACTTTGTTCGATTAGGAAAGTGGTTTGTGCAACCATATGATGGCTTTGAAAAACATCGTTGTAGCAG CAGTCACTTGTCATTCTCGTTTGCATTTTTTGTGCATGGTGAAAGCACTGTATGTGCAAGCGTGGATGTTAGACAACATCCTGCAGTGCGACATCTTACTAGGGCATGTTTGCAGCGCACTCAAACATCTCAATCTGGTGTTAAGg TGATCTTGGCTCCTTATGGATTGGCAGGAACTTTAACAGGCCAAGTTGGACGTATGGATAGTCAACTTCTCGAAGAATGGAAACATTTCTATccaattaatagtaataacacgGAAACAGGACTGCCACCACTTGTAGAAGTTCTTGTTGGCGGTGTACGCATGCGTTATCCTTCCTGTTATGTATTAGTTACGGATATGGATGATACACCATCGGGAGCTCCACTGTCACCACCAAATAGTCCTATTAGTTGTGAAAATACTTTTGCAACTGAACAAGATTTTGGAGCTGCTACAGAATTACCAGAACGCGTATGGGCAGAATGTACTTTAAGCTCACCAATATCTGCTTCCAAGACCGAATCTTCCACAGAACTTGGAACTTGGACATTTGTTGAACCAATGCAAAAGGCTTCCTGTACTTGCTCAaa GTATACCAACCCCGGGGGTTGGAAGGGCCTGGCCTCCTCACAGGttcagagggagagagtagaTAAAGGTGGACGGAGGGTCGTACCGTTTCATCGACGCTCTACCACCCAGTGGGATGCTTGCCCCTCTGTCCCTGCTAGTGCCCCCAG gtcCGTACTGAGCAGAGTAGAAGCACCAAGTACACCACCAGAAGGACCACCATCTTATTCAAGAGGTCCACCTACTGGAGGAGATTGCCTACCAGTTCCATCAGTGGGATCACCAGGCTCGCCAGCACCATCTCCACTTCCAACCCCACATTCTGAGCCTGCATCAGTTCCACCAGCAGAACCAACGATGCCTACACTCAGCCCACAACCACCACCCAGTCACACAAACACTGCCCCTCCTTTAACTCCATCACAAGGTCCAAAATCGGCATCTTCTGCATGTAATAATCAGGCACATAGTCCTTTACCTGGGCAAACACTAAAACGACCAATCTTAGCCTCTAGAGAATATGAAGGTGCTCTTTTAGAAGATGAACAACCCTTGTCTTGGCTTTATGATTATTCAACACAAGAAGCTTGGCTCAACCATCCTGTCAAGCGTTTTAAAGGTCCAACGAGTGGTCCAACTAATGTTCGAAGTAACACTTTGTATCCACCAATGAATTTGCAAGCTTTACAACCTCAAGCACCAAAACTAGAAATCAAACAGGAACCAAACGTAACAACT AGTGATTGTATCGGAAGAAGATCGGATCCATATGAATTCGATGCAATGGGGGAAGAGAATAATACAAATGTCGATGGATTAAGGCGGCAAAGAGATGATCCACCTAAACCAGGATCTTTATTTACTAGCGAAGGTCTTCAAGCATCTTATAAGGATTTGGAACAGATTTTTGATAATTCTGATCCTGACACTTCAAGTGACGAGACT AACTTAAATCAGCTTCAAGTACAAACACCACCTGGTTCTAATAAATCGGGTGGTATGCACGAAGAGACAAGGATAGACGGTACAAATAAGCATAACAATCGTGGTGTAGGAGTATTACGACCAGAAGAACTGTCCAAAATGTTTCCAACACCACCGTCTTTGGAGCATAATCCAGTAGCTTCGCCATGTCAGTTAAACGATCCGCTTACGGACCAAACCGATCTCTCCGTTCCACAACGTCCACTCAGGCATCTCCCGGATATCTATCCTAATATGGGATCTCCGCAAGAGGAACCAATCGATGATTGGTCATACGTGTTCAAGCCAGCTCCCATCTGCAAGATGGTTGGTTCTTCCAAATATGCTCCACTTACAAATCTACCTAGCCAGTCCCTTCCACCCGTTACACTGCCATCGCACTGCGTGTACAGACCTTCCTGGCAGTGTAGTTCGACTTCCATCAATTCGGAAAAACCTCTTCCACCGTCTAGACCTGGATCCGTTCAACAACAACCTTGTCCACCAAGTCCAGCGCCATTAGGCGCTCCATATCGTACGACTACTCTTCCGGGTAggccaccgccaccaccataTGACCAACCGAGCCCAGCTACTTCCACAACAtcttcatatttaaataaaaatctaaacaGTATCGAGGCAGACACACCGGGGCCAACTCGTGCACCGGAATCTAATTCTCTTGTGGTGAACATACTGTTGGGTGATACAGCATTGAATATTTTCCGTGATCATAACTTCGATAGTTGCagtctatgtgtatgtaatgCAGGTCCGAAAGTTGTTGGTAATATAAAAGGTGCCGATGCAGGTGTTTATCTAACGAACTCTTGGGGAAATGGTAGTGCTCTGATTCAAGATGACGATCAAATTAGGTGCAGCTGTGGTTTTAGTGCTGTGGTAAATAGGCGACTAGCTCATAAAGCAGGATTATTTTATGAGGACGAGATGGAAATAACGGGAATTGCTGAGGATCcagcagaaaaaaagaaaggatcgcTTGCTGCACTTGCATGCGCTGGAGGTAAATCACCTGAAGGATTAGATATTATTCCTCCGAATGTCTTGGAATTACTTCGAGAGCAATGCTTGCTAGTACAGAGTTCTGCGAGCAGTCTTTACAGAGCGGCAAGAATTTACGCTAGCATGAAAAGTTATCCAATGCTCGCACCAACGGTGAATACTCTAGAATTTAATGATGGCAATGAGGTATCACTCGCAGCATTAGATCAGGGAAAGATCGATAGTACACATAGTGAAAGAACTAATCGTGTTAATGGCATACATCGTTGGGTCTTTCTCAGAGCTCGCGGTCCTCAGTGTAGCGGTGATATTGTGCGAATGATGAGAGCCCTACAGCCGCTTCTGCAAGATGCCGTACAGAAAAAGTGTACTACTAGAATGTGGGAAGCACCTTACACTGTTGCTGGACCTCTTACTTGGAGGCAATTTCATCGTTTGGCTGGACGTGGAACGGACGATCGATGTGAACCACAACCGATACCTGCACTGGTTGTAGGATATGATAGAGATtggttatcgttatcaccttATGCTCTTGGTTATTGGGAGAAACTATTGTTAGAACCTTACGCTGGCCCGAGGGATATTGCTTATGTTGTGGTTGCACCAGATAGCGATTGTGTAGTCAATAAAGTCAAGTCATTTTTCCGTGAGCTTTCAACAACTTACGAA ATCTGTCGATTAGGGAGACACACTCCCATTTCAAAGGTATTACGCGATGGGATTCTTCGTGTTGGTAAATCAGCAGCACAAAAATTAGCAAAACAACCGATTGACGAATGGTTTAAATTTCTCGGTGAAAATCGAATAGGAGAGTTATTGCGATTGTATGCTCAAGTATGTAATCATCGTCTGGCACCATATTTAACACAGGTTATACAAGATCGAAGTTTATTAGATCCTGGTGATACTCAATTACCAAAtaaacaacagcagcaacaacagcaacaacagcaaacCACTGCTCCTGTTACTGATACAATGCCAGCAACGCCTGACGTGATGACAACAAAGCCAGAATCTGTTG AAAGTGAAAACCCAAGAAGCGAGACTCCCTCAAATACATCAAATCCAAATCCAAATATCGGCAATACTACACCGACTTCGCAAATGTCTACTGGAAATTCCACAACGACAATAGGTCCTGACGAAGAGGAAGTTGAACCGCCGGCTGTTGTTGTTTATTTAGTTGAACCATTCTCTTTAGGAGGACCTGAAGATTCTGATCGCCGACGGCTTGCTATATTAGCCCTGTTACGAGCGTATTCTGCTGCAGTGAATAGCATGCCTGAAAATATTAGATCTAACATAAATGTTCAG TTAATATCACTGGAAAGTATAATGGAATTAGGTCgtgcaagagaaagaagaaagatacaaGATGAAATGAGAGCTTTGGCTTTAAATGTGTTTCTACAAGGACGTCGTTTGCTGAATCATAATTCCACGGTAAAGAGTCTTACTGGTTTTGGTACCGCAGCCGCCGCAGATCTATTCCTGAAAAGTAAAGAT TCATATAGTAATACTCTTGCAACTCCACATCAGGAACGGAACAAAGCACCGTACCGACTGTACGCACCAGCCTATGTATTGGCTCCTCTACGAGCAAAAAGCGAAGCGCCGGAATCATTTGGAATTGCTGGACCAGAGGAGTGTGCTGTATTGTATTTGAGTTATTGCCTCAGTGAAGATCAATCCTGGTTGTTGGCCGTAGCAACGGACGATCGAGGAGAGATCTTTGAAACTGCTAccattaatattgatataccTAAtaggaaacgaagaaaacgTGCCTCTGCCAGAAGAATTGGATTACAAAAACTTATGGACTTTATCCTTGGTGTGATGTCTCAAGGT GTGCAACCGTGGAGATTAGTTGTAGGTCGTGTTGGACGTATAGGACATGGAGAATTGAAAGGCTGGAGTTGGCTACTTTCTAGAAAAGCTCTTTTGAAAGCTTCGAaacatttgaaagaaatatgtgGACAGTGTAGTCTTTTATACCCATCAGCAGCGCCCTGTGTACTCAGCGCATGTTTAGTATCTCTAGAACCTGATTCTACTCTCAGATTGATGGCTGATCAATTTACACCCGATGAAAGATTTAGCCAAGCATCAGTAAACTGCCAATTATCCACACCACAAGATGTTACATGTACTCATATTCTTGTCTTTCCTACGTCGGCTACTACTCAG TCATCCCAGACTGCCTTTCAAGAACAACATATAAATGGACCAGAATTAGGAGatgatgaattattttctgCTTTGAATGATGATATGCCAGAAGCCATGGAAGGCATGGGagatttcaatgatattttcaatgtatgGCCTGAGGCAGGTGCAGGTGGTGGTCAAAGTCCTAGTGGAAGTCCTCATCGGCCTGAAGGATCCCCATTAGGAGGAGATGGTGGGGGTTCTGGATTAGGCAATCATGATGGGCCAGGTAGTCCGTTTCAATGCAGTAATACATCCaga gtAGCCGTTGCTGAACAATCAGAAGAAGTTGGTACACTTTTACAACAACCACTTGCTCTTGGTTATTTAGTATCTACTGCACCAACAGGACGAATGCCACCATGGTTTTGGGCAGCTTGTCCGCATCTTGAGGGAGTTTGTCCagtttttttgaaaaatgctTTACATCTTCACAGTCCCTCAATTCAGCAAAATAGTGACGACCTCTTACAACAACAAAGTGCACTCACTGCTCATCCACTTGATTCACAGTATACCACCGATGTACTCAG gTATGTTCTGGAGGGATATAACGCATTATCATGGCTCGCAATGGATGCAAATACCAAGGATCGATTATCTTGTTTACCGGTGCATGTACAGGCGCTCATGCAGCTCTACCACGCAGCGGCAGCTCTCGTCTGA